The region AGCGCATCGGCGATCGCCTCTCCCGCAGTTGGGGAATCGTTGGTCATCTGATGGGCGTGCAGAACAGCGATGAACTGCGCGCTGCCCAGGAAGAGATGCTGCCCGAAGTCGTGGCCTTTAGTCTGCGACAAGGACAGAGCCGCGTCATCTACGCAGGCCTTCTCGCGATTCGGGAAGGAAGTTCGTGGGAACATCTCGATCCCGGACAACGGCGCATCGTCGAAAGCATGCTGCGCGACGCCCGGCACTCGGGGGTCGGCCTCGAAGGCGAAGATCGTGAGCGCTTCAACGCGATCGCCGAAGAAAGTGCACAGTTGGCGACGCAGTTCAGCAACAATGTGCTCGACGCCACCAAAGAATTCGCACTGATGCTCCGCAGCCCAGACGAAGTGGCGGGTCTACCCGAGGGTTGGCGTGAGTTGGCCGCCCAGTCGGCTCGAGACGATGGCGATGCAGCCGACGCCACTGCAGCCGACGGCCCCTGGCGCCTCACCCTCGATCATCCGAGTCTGCAACCGTTTCTCGAACACGGTCGCCACCGCGCGACTCGCGAACAGCTTTATCGCGCCTACATCACCCGAGCCAGCGATGGCAAGTTCAACAACGCACCCATGATCGAGAAAATTCTGTCCTGCAAACAAGAGACAGCCAAACTGCTCGGTTACGAGACCTTCGCGGATCTGAGTCTGTCGACCAAGATGGCCGATAGCGTCGCGGTCGTAGACGAGTTGTTGGAGAGTTTGCGCACGGCGTCCATCGATGCCGCGCGGTCCGATCTCGAAGAGATTCAAGCCAATGCCGACGCTTCGGGACAGCAAGAGGGTCCGCTGTGCCACTGGGATATTGGCTATTGGGCCGAGCGCCTTCGCGAGCAACGCTTCGACTACAGCGAAGAAGAGCTGCGTCCGTACTTTCCCTTTCCGAAGGTTCTGGAGGGCCTGCTCGCCCTGGCCGAGCGTCTGTTTGGAGTGCGGTTCGCATACGCGGATGGGGACGTGCCGGTCTGGCACAGCGACGTTCGATTTATCCGGGTGCTCGACCTCGACGGCAGTCCAATCGCTGCCTTTTATTTGGATCCCTACAGCCGCCCCGCTGAAAAGCGCGGCGGTGCATGGATGGATGAATGCGTGGGGCGCAGCATCGTGTGCGGTCGAGCGCCCGGCGAAGTGCGGCTACCGGTGGCGTACCTTGTCTGCAACCAGACGCCACCCGTGGGCGACAAGCCCTCGCTAATGACTTTTTACGAGATCGAAACGCTTTTCCACGAGTTTGGTCACGGGCTACAACACATGTTGACCCGAGTAGATCACGGTCTGGCCTCGGGAATTCGCAACATTGAATGGGACGCGGTGGAGTTGCCCAGCCAATTCATGGAGAACTGGGCCTACCACAAGGAAACTCTCCTAGGCATCAGCGGACACGTCGAAACCGGGGCACAGCTGCCAGACGAACTCTTTGACAAAATTTGTGCTGCCCGGACCTTTCGCGCGGGGAGCATGATGTTGCGACAATTGAACTTTGGGATCATGGACCTCGAGCTGCACCATCGTCATGAGCCCTCGGGTAGTGAATCGGTTCTCGATGTCCAGCGCCGCATCTCAGAGCGCACCGCCATCTTGCAACCGCTGCCCGAAGACCGATTCCTCTGTTCCTTCGGACATATTTTTGCGGGGGGCTACGCAGCCGGCTACTACAGCTATAAATGGGCCGAGGTGCTTTCGGCGGATGCCTTTGCGGCCTTCGAAGAAGCGGGACTCGACGACGAAGTGGCCGTGGCCACTATGGGTCGAAAGTTTCGAGATACGATCCTCGCCCTGGGAGGAAGTCGACCGCCAGGCGAAGTATTCGAAGCTTTTCGAGGGCGCGCCCCCAGCCCCGAGGCACTGCTGCGTCATGCCGGATTGAGCACCAGTTGAGCAATCCACCAAAGCGAAAACGCAGTGACGCTTATCAGCGAATTTACGCCGTGGTGCGCAAGATTCCCCACGGCAAAATTGCGAGCTATGGACAAGTCGCCGAACTCGCGGGGCTTTCAGGGCATGCGCGGCAAGTTGGCTATGCGCTGCACGCCACGCCGGATGATGCCGATATCCCCTGGCAAAGGGTCGTCAACGCGAAAGGGGAGATCAGCCCTCGATCCGAACCGTTCATGGAAGGGGTCCAGCAAAGCCTACTCGAAGCCGAAGGGGTCAGCATAGACGGAAGAGGTCGCATCGATCTGGCCCGCTTCCGGTGGCAGCCTCGGCTACACTTGTTTACTCCCGAAGACCCGGGAGCGAAGTCGCAAGAAGGGAAGCAAACGATGAGTATGATCAAGCTAGCCATCGACTTTGACTGCCCGAGTCCCAGCTGGTGGGACGACGGCGGGCGCGATCTTTGGGAGAGTATTCTCGAGGGATTCGACAACAACGACGTCCTGCTCGACAAGTCGATCGCCGAATCGTGGCTGAGCACGGCCGCGGCGGTTCCCGGTTGGGACGATGGGCCCGAACACGCTCCTCATCCGATACGTCTCAAGGAGATCGACGAGGACGAGTTCCTCTGAAATGCGTCTGTAGTGCGCGTTGGATCGGCAGTTTTGAACCGGTAGAGGCGAGGCGGGGTCTGCTAGGCTGCGATTCGCGCAAATCCGAGTCGGTTGCGATCGAATCATTCAAACACGAGCGCCAAACACGAGCGAGAGGAGAAGCTGAATTTTGTCTAGCAACGGCATTAACGTGGTTGTCGCCGCGATCATTCTGAGTTTCAGCATGATCGGTGGGGCCTACCTGGTCTCCAGTTCGATTGATCGCGTAACCGCGCAGATCCCCGAATTCGAAAGTGTGATGAAGAGTATTCAAACTGCAATCGCGGCTCGACCTGCGGCGGCAGCTGCGGCTCCTGCCGCCCCCGCACGCAGGCGAGGTCCCGATCCAGACAAGGTCTACAAGCTGTCATCGGCCGGTGCGCCGACCCGGGGGCCGGATGGCGCCATGGTCAAAGTGGTCGAGTTCAGCGACTTTCAGTGACCTTTCTGCGCGAGAGTCGGTCCGACTCTCAAGAAAATCACCGACGAGTACCCCGACAGTGTCCAGATCGTATTCAAGCATCTGCCACTCTCGTTTCATAAACACGCACAGGATGCCGCGGAAGCGGCTGAAGCCGCGCATCAACAGGGAAAATTCTGGCAGATGCACGACAAGATCTTCAGCCAGCAGCGGTCCATGTCGGCCGCCAAGTTCGTGGAGTACGCGCAGGAGATCGGTCTCGACATGGAGCGCTACCGCAAGGATTTGAAATCTGATGTCGTTCAGGGCCGTATCAATGGCGATACGAAGGAAGCCTCTTCTCTGGGCGTTACCGGGACGCCGGGCTTCTTCATCAATGGCCGGTTCCTGTCGGGCGCCAGGCCCTATGGTGATTTCAAGACCATGATCGATCGCGAACTCGGCAAAGGCTGAGCAAGATCTGCCCGAGTATTGAGTGCGGCCCGGTGGGAGGAGATCCGCCGGGCCGCTTTCTTTATCTCCGGTCGCCTGTTTTCGTGAGAGGACCAGTGCTCTCCTCGCAGTACTGAGCCATGCGAGACAGCTCACCCGTGCGCAGCGAGCTAGCAAGAGTGCACGTTTGTGTTCGAGAATTCCCTCAGCTTCTTGTCCTCTGAAGCCGATTTACAGAGGGGGCATTGGAGGCTTCATGATGGCTGACGTCGAACCCGATTCGCAAAACGATTCACAGGAAACCAAAACGCAAACCCGTGGTGGCGGGGTCGAGTGGCTGCTGGGGATCTCGGTCGCCTTCCTGCTCGCGGTTGCTGCGGTTCCAGGTATTCAATCCGTTCCCCATCGCGAGTTGGCGGATGTCACGGTTCGGGGTCTCGAGGGCCTGCTGCTCCTCGCTCGGGAAGAAGCGATCCAGACCGGCGACGATCACATCGTCCTGTTTGAAATCGATAGCACCAGTGGTCAGATTACGAATGATCAGGGAGCCCCGGTGATGGCGTTGCTGATCCGGGATCGCGATGGAGACGGGAGGGAATCCGACTCCGAATACGTCGCCTCGGTGCCCGTCGATGCCGACGGGATCGTGGCATGGGGCAGCGCATTGGCGACAATGCCCGCCAATGGCGACGCTGCGGACCAACTCACAGGAGCGTGGAGTTTTGTGCAGGCCAGGGGCCAGGTCGGCCGGGTGCGGCGGTTGATGTTTCGCGCCGACGGCGCTCCCCACTCGTTTTCAGCAGATTCCGGGCTAAGCGGTGCTGCGGGTTCTGGCGCGGGAACCGTGTATCTCCACAGCTCCACGGACGACTATGCCGTCGTGCTCTCGCCTTGGGGAGACGTGGATGTCCAGATCTGGGACCCCGGCTCGGGCACCTGGCAGCTCGCCTCTGTTCCCTGAGCTTCGCGACTCCGCTCATTCTCGTCCCATGCTGATCGTCTGTCACGGTCTATACTGATTTCGTAACCATGTCGACGATCGTCTACTACGCCATTCCGTTCTTCGCACTCACGCTTTTGCTCGAGATCCTTGCGCTCAGAAGGCGCTCAGATCTGGTGGGTTACGAACCACGTGACGCCTGGGCGAGCCTCGCAATGGGCGTTGGCAATGTGATCTTCTCGGCCCTGGTCAAGACGGCCGTCGTTCCCTTCTACTTCTTCATCTACAGCTTTGCGTTGTTTGAGATCGAGTCTTCGGTCTGGTCCTTTGCGGTGCTCTTCGTGGCGGAAGATTTCTGTTACTACTGGTTCCATCGTTTCCATCACGAATCCCGATTTTTTTGGGCCGCCCACGTGAATCATCATTCGAGTCGCTACTACAACCTGTCGACGGCCCTGCGTCAATCCTGGACGACTCCGATCACCGGCTCATTGTTCTGGGCGCCGTTGGCATTGATTGGCTTTGCGCCCGGCATGGTCTTGACCGCCCAGGCGATCAGTCTTCTGTATCAGTACTGGCTGCACACAGAGCTGATTCGGAAACTTGGGGCCTTCGAATGGATCTTCAATACGCCGTCGCACCACCGCGTACATCACGGACGCAATCCTCAGTATCTCGATCGCAACTACGCGGGGATCTTGATCGTATGGGATCGCTTGTTCGGGAGCTTCGAACCCGAAGTCGAGGTCGTGGACTACGGACTCACCAAGAATCTCGAGAGCTTTAATCCGATTGCGATCGCGTTTCACGAGTGGCGGGCGATCGCTGGAGATCTACTGCAAGCGCGCTCCATCCGGGAGTGTTGGGGAACTGTATTTCGGGCGCCCGGCTGGCGGGCCGACGGTACCGGGCTGACCTCGAAGCAGTTGCGGAATCTACGCGAAGCGGCGATGTGAGGCTTGAAATGGGAGAACTGGGAAGATGGAGTTCGACGCGTTTGTCGACAGTTTTCACGATCACAGGACACAGGATCCAAACGCCTGCGTGAACCTGGGGGTCGACCGGAACCTGGGTGCGTTGCCGGATCCAAGCCTCGCGGGAATTCCCGCTCGACTCACCCGAGCGCGCTCGCTGCTGAAAGGGATCCCGAAAATTCAACGGGAGGCGTCGAGTTTCGATCGGCGTCTCGATCTCGACCTCGCGGCGCTGAGTCTGCGCGCCGAAATACACGCCGACTCCTACCGATTCCAAGGACAGACACGCCTGGAACATTTGCCCAGCGCCGCGGAAGACATCGGTGATGGGATCTTCATGCTCTTCATCAACGATCCGCGTCCCGCCGAGCAGCGACTGAAAAATATCCTTTCGCGACTTCAGGCGGTTCCGAACTATCTCCAGGCGTTGCAGGGCCGCCTCGGCACCCCGCTCGAACGCTGGCGCGCGATGGATCTCGAAAAAGTGAGAGAGTTGCCGAGTCTCTTTTCGACGCTTGCGGACTGGTCCGCGTCTACGTCCTGGTCGGATCACAGCGCGTTTGAAAAGGCGCGTGCCGAAGCAGAGGCGGCACTCGTGCACTACAGCGAGAAATTGGCGTCGCTCGAAACCCATTGTGAACTCCACCTCGAAACCGACGTCGCCCGGGAGATCGTTGCCTTGCGGGGGATCGAAAAATCTCTCGAAGAGCTTCACGAAATGG is a window of Myxococcales bacterium DNA encoding:
- a CDS encoding M3 family metallopeptidase gives rise to the protein MPDEKNELRDNPLLDQSGLPRFDCIRSEHVVPGIRALLRELDQELQAVEDEIDATWEGLIEPLERIGDRLSRSWGIVGHLMGVQNSDELRAAQEEMLPEVVAFSLRQGQSRVIYAGLLAIREGSSWEHLDPGQRRIVESMLRDARHSGVGLEGEDRERFNAIAEESAQLATQFSNNVLDATKEFALMLRSPDEVAGLPEGWRELAAQSARDDGDAADATAADGPWRLTLDHPSLQPFLEHGRHRATREQLYRAYITRASDGKFNNAPMIEKILSCKQETAKLLGYETFADLSLSTKMADSVAVVDELLESLRTASIDAARSDLEEIQANADASGQQEGPLCHWDIGYWAERLREQRFDYSEEELRPYFPFPKVLEGLLALAERLFGVRFAYADGDVPVWHSDVRFIRVLDLDGSPIAAFYLDPYSRPAEKRGGAWMDECVGRSIVCGRAPGEVRLPVAYLVCNQTPPVGDKPSLMTFYEIETLFHEFGHGLQHMLTRVDHGLASGIRNIEWDAVELPSQFMENWAYHKETLLGISGHVETGAQLPDELFDKICAARTFRAGSMMLRQLNFGIMDLELHHRHEPSGSESVLDVQRRISERTAILQPLPEDRFLCSFGHIFAGGYAAGYYSYKWAEVLSADAFAAFEEAGLDDEVAVATMGRKFRDTILALGGSRPPGEVFEAFRGRAPSPEALLRHAGLSTS
- a CDS encoding DsbA family protein, producing MTDEYPDSVQIVFKHLPLSFHKHAQDAAEAAEAAHQQGKFWQMHDKIFSQQRSMSAAKFVEYAQEIGLDMERYRKDLKSDVVQGRINGDTKEASSLGVTGTPGFFINGRFLSGARPYGDFKTMIDRELGKG
- a CDS encoding MGMT family protein yields the protein MSNPPKRKRSDAYQRIYAVVRKIPHGKIASYGQVAELAGLSGHARQVGYALHATPDDADIPWQRVVNAKGEISPRSEPFMEGVQQSLLEAEGVSIDGRGRIDLARFRWQPRLHLFTPEDPGAKSQEGKQTMSMIKLAIDFDCPSPSWWDDGGRDLWESILEGFDNNDVLLDKSIAESWLSTAAAVPGWDDGPEHAPHPIRLKEIDEDEFL
- a CDS encoding sterol desaturase family protein, yielding MSTIVYYAIPFFALTLLLEILALRRRSDLVGYEPRDAWASLAMGVGNVIFSALVKTAVVPFYFFIYSFALFEIESSVWSFAVLFVAEDFCYYWFHRFHHESRFFWAAHVNHHSSRYYNLSTALRQSWTTPITGSLFWAPLALIGFAPGMVLTAQAISLLYQYWLHTELIRKLGAFEWIFNTPSHHRVHHGRNPQYLDRNYAGILIVWDRLFGSFEPEVEVVDYGLTKNLESFNPIAIAFHEWRAIAGDLLQARSIRECWGTVFRAPGWRADGTGLTSKQLRNLREAAM